A window of Chthoniobacterales bacterium genomic DNA:
CAGTTTTCCACCGATGAAAACTCCATCTGAAGCCAATCCACCGGTGGCCGAAATGGAGAGCAATCCACTGTGAAGAATGACGTCGCTGTTCACGGTGACGCTGGAACCCTGAAGATTCAATCTCGCGCCCAGTCCCTCTGAGCTGGATTCTTTTCCGCTGCTGGAGTTGAAGGTGAGAGCCTGCGTGGAAATTAGGGAATAGCTAACTTTGTTCGCCGCCGTGATCAGCGGCGTGGTGCCGCCGATGGAAGCGCTGGTGGTGAGGCTGCCGCTGCCGGTGAAGACGAGGCGCTCGGACGCTGTTAGATTCAGCGTGTCGAATTGATCGATCCGCACTGCGCCAGAGCCGAGTTGGATCGTATTCGCATCGAGCTGCAAAGTGCCCGCGAACGTTACCGATGGCACGTTGCTAACCATGCGATTGGCGGCATTGTCCACTAGGATACTGGTGGCCTGCAAACGGGCGATTCCATCGGCAGCCTCGAAGCCACGAATCTCCGAAGTGTGCAGGGAAAGTGTGCCGTCGAGGGCAAAAGTTCCGCTGCCATAAATGTCGATGGAGCCGTAACTCAGCAGGGAAAGAGATTGGGAAGTTTCCAGGTTTTGCAGCACAGCGCCGCGCAGGACCAGTCCGGTGAGGGGCGCAGAAGTAGAGTCGAGTTGGATCGCAATCTGGCCTGCGTCGATCGTCACATGGTCGCTCTGGATTCGCGTTTGCGGATCGAGCGTCATGGAGTCTGTGGAATCGAGAATCACACTCGATCCAGAGAGTTTCGCGCGCGAGCCGACGGTGAGGCCGGGATGTGTGATTTGGTTGGAACTCAACCCCAGGCGAACGATTTGTGCGTCCGAATCACTGCTGACCCTGAGTAACACGCCATCGCCGCTGCCAGGCTGGGTGGCATCGCCGAGACGGAGAGTGTCGGCGGAACCTGCCGGTCTGCTCGATTGGATAATTCTGGCCCCGTCGGCCACCGTGAGTTGCCCACTTGCGGTGAGAATAATATCGGAGCCCCGCAGGGGCGACCCGGCGTTATCGATGGTGAGATGGCCGGTCGTCGTGGTGACGAAAACTTTCCCCGCATCGAAAGTGCGCTCGCCACCGATCAGCAAACTCTCCGCGCCAAACTGCGACAACTTTTTGGCATCGAGTACAATGCCGCCCGCATCGGTTTTGCCTCCCGAAATAAGAATGTCGGAGGAGCTGCTAATATCGATCTGACCGCCATGGAATCCGTGCGCACCGGTGGCGAGAACAGAGCCTTGCAGAGCGAGATCGTTGCTGGCTTGGAAAAGAAGATAACCCGCGTCCTGCGGCAGTCTCGGAGCGGGAGCATTGTTAGTCAGCGCCCCGTTGGTTAGGAAATCGCCCGCGAGAAAGTCCTGATACTCGGCTCGCCCGCGAACGACGCCGGACGAAGCGATTTCGAACCGCTGGAGAAGGGATTGTCCGCTGCGATAGCCGGAGACAAAACGGGAGCCCTCCGGCATGGCGAAGCTGCCAACCGGCGTTCCACTTTGGGGACTCACGAGAAAGGCTCCGGGGAGGAGCGCGTAGCGGGCCGGTAGCAGCGTGTAAGTCCCGGCAGGCAATCCGCCACCACCTTGCAGTGTGATTTTTTCACCCGCGCGCAACGTGCTCACATAACCCGGATCGCCGCCGAGATTGTCGGTGGAGGGATTGGCATTGAACGGCGCGTAGGGCGCAAAATCGGAGCCGTAACCGGGGATGATCGCGAAGACCGAGGTGCTGTCGAGAATGTCCCGGCTTCCGCCAATACCCGGCACCCAGCGATAGGAATACAAGTCGCCGCCGCCGCGAAGATCAAGGATCGAGCCGGCTTGGTCGTTGATTTGCAGACTGGACAAATGGATCGCTTTGGCTGGCAAACCGCCAGCGGTAATGTCTGTGCCCGAAGGATCGATCCAGCGACTTCCATTCGCATTTAACCCAAATGGAACCAGTGCTCCGGCCAACGAAACCGAAGTCGTGCTGCCGCGTAGAAGAGCCAGACTCTGCGTGATGTTTACCGCGTGCAACTGCAGCGATCCGTTTCCGGCCAGACCTGCACCTGAGATGAGATCCTGCGGAGTCGCACCCTGGCCATTCCATCCGAGATTGATCGTGCCTCCGGGTGCAAACAAACCGCCACCTTGCTGAATGTTAGAAGCATAGATGCTGAGGGTGCCGCCCGCAGAGAGCGGCAGCGCTGCCTGCCCAGAGCCAACGATCCTGACCGATCCAGAACCGGGCGCTAACACCACCGGGGTATTCGTGGCAATCGTGGCGCTTGCATGACCCTGAAGCGTGACTGTAGTTCCGTCGATGCTCGCGACGGTGGAACCTAACAAAGCGGAGCCAACTCCGAAGCCTGGAGGCAACTGGCTGGAGGCGAGTGTGACTCGATTCGTGCCCGTGGAACTCGCCGCCACGACGATGTTTTTATCATAGGCGGCAATCGTGAAACTGGACGCGGTGGTGGGGTAAACCTGGGCCGATTGGAGGCGAATGTCGCCCGCCACATCGAGGATGCCATTGCCTCGGATGTCGCCGTTGTTTGCGATCAGATCGAGCTTTCCGATTCCCTGCAAAGACAGGCTACCGACATCGATCAAATTGGCAGTGACAGTAAGGTGACCCGCCCCATACGTTGGGCTGAAAAAGTAGGGGCCATTCAGGGTGAAAATCGATTGAACCTGATCCTGCTGGGCGACGGTTTGAGGCGTTTGAAATGCCATTCCAAGCGAGACGTAGAGAGCCTTCAGGCGCACTTGGTCGTTGGCAAAAATCACGCCGCCGTCGCCCACATGCAGTTCATGGCCTGCGGAAATGGAGACGGGTCCCTGGAAGGACACCACACCTCCCAGAGTGACGGAGTCGAAGCCGCCGCGATCAAAACTGGAGACCGCTAGATGACCTCCACCGGAGGCGGGCCCGGCAACATTCACCACCGGCTGGCCGATGTGAGCAGACTGCGGCAGGACACGTCCGTTTTGCTGAACGGTCAGAGTCACGTCCAGCGGAGTTTGAGGGATATTGGGATCAGGGAAAATCGAAGAAGAAACGCTTAGCGATCCACCCAGCGCGCGTTCGCCGCCCGAGGCTCCTAACAAAGTCGCGTCCGAATACAGAAGCTGCCCGCCTTGCAGAACGATGGAGCCGGCATTGCTTGCCACGGTGGTCGCGATGCGCGGTCGTCCAAAGAAGGAGCCATTGAGCGGGTTGATGCCGCCCGTTTCCAGTCGAGTTTGAGTGTATTGTGGCGAGAGGTCGAGCGTGTCGCTCGTTCCAGAGACATCGAGCAGCGATCCATTTTCCGCGATGATATTTCCCGTAAGCTGAATGATTCCACCGTCGAAAACCGACCCGGTGCGATAACCCAGGCCATCCTCGTAAATGGAGGATGCTCCAGCCGCAGACAGGACGCTTTGGCGACCCAGATGCACGGTGGCCACAGCCCGGTCGGCGCCGGCCACGGTGAAGAGCGTGGAGGAATTTGTCCCGCCCGAGATGCTAATTTTGCCGCCCGGAGCGCTAATGGAACCGAGGATGTCCGCCGTCTGCGCGGAGATGCTAACTCCGCGGGAGGGAGCGGAGAAAGGATCGCTCACGATTTTTGCATTCGCTCCGAGTACGAAGTCGCCGCGAACGACCAGTCTTCCAGAAAAATCGGTGGCTCCCTGCGCGATGAAAGTGAGACCCACGCCCGATCTTTGTGCCTGCGGCAAAAGCGTCGAAGAAAGGCTGGTTTTCTCTGACGAATCGGGGAAAATGCTGGCGACGAGGCTGCGGGCTTGAGGCTGCAGGAGCGTTCCGGGCGCAATCGAAATCGCTGGCAGAAAAGCATCCACTGCGCCACCTGCCATGCCGATACCGGTGAGGCTGAAGTTTTGAAATCCGCCGGAGTTAAAGAATTCCGGCTGCAGCAGGAGAAACGCGTTTTGCGGAACCAGCGTCCCGTCGAAGTCGAGCATCCGGGTTCCTTCATTGAGGACGATGTTAGGAGCCTTGCCTCCGATTTGAATCAAAGTCGCCTGCAAACTCAGGCTGCCGCCCTGGCTGCCCGAATAGCCTCGCAAATCCGAACCCAATGTTAGCAATCCGCCCGTAAGCGCCGGTGATTTCGGGTCCTGACCGGTCTTGATTTTGATCGAGCCGGCCTTGCCGTAAGTTCGCTGTCCGGTGGTGCTGATGTTCACGCCGCCGGAAACGTCGATGATGCTGCCGGCTGCGAGGTTCGCGCTGAAGGTGTCGATCGAGACGCTGCCTCCCACGGTGTTGAGAAGTGCTAGTTGGTAGCGGTTCGAGCGGTCGTCAATGACCAGCCCGGCAGTGTCCAGGATGGCATTGGAACCCAATTGGAAATTTCCCCGCATGAAGTCCACAGACGGGTCGGGAGGAATCACGTCGGACGGCGGATAGAAGTGCGAGCGGAATGGCGTGGTGTCGTAAACGACGAAGTTCAGGCTGCCCCCCGGAGCGGAAACGCGCCCATCGATGGTGATATTTTTGGCGGTGAGCGAGATCGTGCTAGCCCCCGCACCGCGACCCGCTGCGACCGTTAGTGAGACGTCTTCTGGAACAACGATGTCGCCATCGGAGTTTTCGATGGAGATTTTTCCAAAGCCGCCGGTGGTTAGCAGCTCCGGCGAGAGAACGACCTGACTCGCACGTCGCGGATCTAACAAAAGCGGGTTGCCGAGTTCATCCATTCCATAGCGCACAGCGGGCAGAGCGCTGGATGTTTGAAAGGTGATGACGGGCGGCGTTGGCGAAAAACTGAAGTGCTGAATGTTAGCATCCTGCTGCTGAAAGGAAAGTGACAGCGAGCCAGGGGCGGGAGCTTCATTTCTCTGACGCGAACCCGCAGAGGTGGCTCCCAGCAATTTCCCATCCAACGCCATTGCCGGGGCGGTGATGCTAATACTGCCGCCGCGCGCGCCTTCGACGTAACCCGCCTCGTAGTGCGAGCCTGTGAGAGCCAGCGCGTGGCTGAAGATCTGGGCGATGCCGTATTTTTGATAAATCTGCTGAAACTGGCCGGTGTAAAATCCGTCGTAAACTCGATCCGGTGTGGCTTGGGAAATATCCAGTAGTTGACCGTTGGTTAGCAGTCGGCTGGTTTGAACCGCGCCGCCTTCATAGCTAATCGAGCCGCCGGAAACATCCACCAGTGAGCCGGTTTGCAAGACGACAGAACCGCCCGCTTTCAACTCCACCGAGCCGCCGCCGGTGGTGAGTTCGCCCACGGATCTTTGAATCAGATCGCGATAGCCGCGCGCGTCGGCCAGCGGCGTGCCGACCCAGGTGTAATCGCCCGCGCCGTCGTTGAGCGTCGCGTCCCAAGGCCCGTGAACGCGGAGATCGACGGCGAGTGTGGTGCCACGAATAGGCCCGGTGCGTTGCAGTGGTGAATCGGCCAACTGCGAGCCGCGCACATCGACGGAGAGGATGTTTTTCGTCGTGGAAACGGAGACACCCGCGCTTCCGGCGACATTGATCGTGGCGTCGCGATCAATGAAAATCTGGGGCGCAATGCCGGGTGCACTGGTGAAGATGAAATTGGCCGTCTGGTTGCCAGCGACCTCCTGATAGTCCCAGAGTCCGGCGCGCAACGAGACGATGGCGTTTGGCGCGAGAATCGACGAGTCGGGCGCGAGGTGAATGGCCGCGCCCTGCAGGTTGATTTGCGAGCGCAATGGCAGCGTCGTGCTGGCGAGAGTCTGCGTGCTGGCCAGTTCCGGGAGAATCTGCGTCACGCTGCCCGCACCGAGGGTAACGTTGCCGCTGTTTTTGAAAAGAAAAGGCGGGTTATCGGGCCGAACGATTGGATCGTAAGTCGTGTTGGTGACGGCGTTGTAACTGGCTCTGAGATCAATCCGTCCATTCAGTCCGACCGAGGTTGTGCCGCTGATGATTCCCTGCTGGCTGACGGTTTTTCCGGTCAAAATAGCCGAGGCGCTCTCGACCGAGATCAGCCCGGAATTGAGCGTCGTGCCTGCGCGATCACCGACGGCTCCGACCGAGACGTCGAGCCCACGCAAACTCGGATCGGAGGAGGCGTGCGCGCTGATTCCGATTTGCAGACCCGAAGCCAAAATGGTCTGTCCGGCAGGAGTGGAAATGCTGCCAGCGTTGGTCACATTGGCACCGACTAACATGATGCGTCCGCCATTGCCTTCCGCCGTGACAGGGCTGGAGAGTTGTGCGCCGGATTGCACAAAAATATTTCCGGATTTCGCCATTGTAGGAGTGTAAGTCACTGTGACCGCAGCTCCATCTATCTTGAGGAGTCCCGCCGAGGTGAATGTGACTGAAGCCCGAGTTAGAACCGGATCGGTGCTAACCTGATAATCTGTCCCGGCGATAAGTTTGGAACTCCGACCGTCGCTCGCCCGGAAACTGAGCATCGGAGCGGCGACCAGAGCTTTAGAACTAGTTAGCGCGACCTTTTGTTGAAAGACATAAGTAGGATCTATCGAAGATGCGGTAAAATCAGGATCGCTAGTAATAGGATTGAAGGCGGGCGTGCCACTCGCTCCACCGGCCAGAGGCAGCGCAGAGAATAGAAACTGCGCGTCGCGATTGTTAAGCAACCCCTGATTGACCAAGTTGCTGTTGATCGGCAGAGCGGACGCAATCAGGCTGCGGGTATTTACCTGGCTGCTGCCGCCGAAGAGGATGCCGTTTTGGTTGATGAGATAAACCTGGCCGACGGCGTCGAGGCTCCCGAGGATTTGAGTTGGGTTGCCGGTCGGATCGTTGATCTGGTTGAAGGCGATCCATTTGTTGGCGTCCTTGCCGCCAGCGGTTTGGTTGAAGGTGACGGCGGTTTTCTTGCCGATGTTGAAGGTTTTCCAATTCAGCAATGCCTGCGATTGCGTCTGGACGATAGTCACCCGCGTTTTGCCACCGAAAACTGTCTGCGTCGGGAGCCGGGCTCCGGTCCAGAGCGCGGGATTTTCGGCCACAGTCGGATGCGTCAGATTGATGGGAACGCCAGGGGCGACTTGCAGTGCGCCCACGCCTAGCCCGTTGGGAACATTTGGCAGCGTCTGACCGGGGAAATTTGGGTTCCGTCCAAAATTGTTAGAACCAGTGAGAGCCACTTTTCGCGCACTCGCCTGCATGGCCTGCACGGAACGAATCGCCGCTGTCGTGCGGGCCAGAGCATCGGCTGCATTGGCCTGCGCCCTGGCTGCTTGCGCCGTGGTGTTTCCAGAGGTGGCGGCCGGCGCATTGGCCTGTGCGGCAGGCGTGCCTCCGCGCAAAATATCACCCGCCCAAGACGACGGAACGGCGGCCAGCGCAAGGCTAACGGCGAGCGTTATCGAGTGGAAAGGGGAGGTGTTTTTGAGGTGACCCATCGGGCAAAAGTGCGGCCAACATCATGCCCTGCGAGAGAAGTTAACTCACGTTACGTTTGCGTCACAAAGACGTTACGGACGAATGGTTTGGTCCTTCAGCTTGTCGGAGTAATCCTGGACGAGGTTTTCAAATTTAACTCTCGTGAGTCCGACGAAGGGTTCGCGGGCGGTGAGGGCGTCGCCTAGACCGAACTTCTCGTAACGGGTAAGAACCTCGCTGCCGATCTTATACATCTCGGTGTTTTTCAGTTTTTGATCGGCAACCTGCCTGTCTAATACAATGACGCGGGCGGCCAGTTTGGCGCGCGCGGCCTCGGTGCTTTGCGCGGTGGAGGTCATTTTTTCCAAGGCTACTTTCCATTGCGCGATGGCCTCCTTTTGCGCGGTAATTTCCTTTTCCTGCGCGGCGACTTTCGACTGCAACTCCTCGATGGACTTGGTGCTGGCGTCCTTGTCGGCAATAGCTTGTTTGGTGAGCGTGGCGACTTGATCCGTCAGCGTTTGCTTCTCGGTTTCGAAGGCGGCCTTGTCGGATTGCGCAGTGGCAAGGTCGGTCTGTGCCGAGCGCAGTTGCAGCATGGTGCTTTTCAAAGTCTCGCGCAGGCGGGTGACAGCCGGATCAGCCGTTTGCTGGGCTTGCAGTGGAATGAAAGTCGTTAGGAATGTTAGGAGAAGGAAGTAGCGCATGAGAGTTAGAACTTGCTGTTAACATCGAGTTGCAGGACGTCCGTCTTTAGTGGCGGACCGGCGATTTCCTTCGCGCTCATCCAGCGCAGACCGAGGGTGACATCGGGCGAGAGGGCGATGATGCCGCCAAAGGTATAGCCTTCCAAATTCGTGCCACCGCCGCCGAAATCGGAGTCGGTAAATCCATCGACCACAGAGTCGCTTTCAACGTGGCGATAGCCGAGTTCGACCGCCCAGTCGCCGCGATTTTCCAGAGTTGGGCTGCCGAGTCGAAGATTCACGATCCAGGCAACATCGCCGCCTTCAAACTTGCCCGGACCTGACGCGGACGGACCGCGATTGTTCACCGCCTTGGCCTCGATGTCCTGCGCGTCGAAGGCCGTGTTCTTGACGTATTCGCCGCTCAGAATCACGTGAAACGGCTCGAAGTGGCTGTAGTCCAGTTTCCCCGTGAGCGCGACTTGGGTGAACTTCGAGGCGAGTCCGAAATACTGAAACTGGTTCGTCGTCCCGAAGTTGTTAGACGCGTTTGGCACAATGTTCCGAAGCGCAAAATACGTGTTTCCTTTCTGCGCAAAAGCGGGTCGAGTTGCATCGGTATCACCTTGGTCAGAAGAAGTTAACGGAGTGAAGGGACTGGAGAGTTTTCCCTCCACATTGTCGTAGTCCAGATAGGCCACAGCCATCTTCGCGGTGAAGTCTTTCGCGATCTTCCAATCGAGCCCGGCTTGCACGGCGTAGAGCCACTTGTCCTGGCTCTTAAACTTCGCCGATTGGTTCGACGAGTAGGTGAAATCGGTATTGAAAATCGGGAACGCGCCCACCGTTAGGAACGGCGTCACCGCGCCATCGCCTAACTTGTATTTTCCTTTCAAAACAAAGCCATCGAAGGCTAGATCCTTCGCCCACAAAATCGTCGTCGCGAAGAATGGATTGTCGAAGCGCCCGGCCGTCAGCGACAAGCTCAGGTTGGGAACTCCCGTAAAGTCGTAGCGCAGAAATCCGCGGTCCAGCCAGATGGCGTATTTGGAAAAATTGCCACCCTGTCCATTGTTAGCAGCCCCCAGCGTCTGGTTCTGCGAGACGGGCGAATTGTTTTCCCCCGTGCCGATGCGGATGCCAGCGGTGAAGTTGTCGCGCAGACTAATCTCGGCCCCGAAACGCACGCGCAAACGGAAGCGGCTGCGGTTTTCATCCACATTGAGCTGCGGCGAAAAAACCGTCCCGCTCACATCGAAAGGCGCGCCGGTGTTAATCGCGTTGAAGTTAGGAAACGCGCCCGTGTTGTCGTTGCCGGTGGAAAACCGATCCGACTGATAGCGAATGCGATAGTCTCCCAGCAAACGAAAGCGCGTCAGCCAGTCGGGAAACATCCGGGGCGAGGACCAGTTTTCGTCGCGCGCTTGGGCCAGCACATCGGCCTTGATCTGCTCGCGCATCTCGTCCTTCACCGACTCGGGAATGTAGGAAACGCGCATCGTGTCGTCGGGCCCCGGATAGGCTGCGGGCAGCTCCTGCTGCGGCATCGACGGATCGAGCTGGGGCGGAGTTGCATACGAATCGGTGGGCACATTTTGCACGGAGGCAATCTGCTGGACAGCCGCCTGCACGGCTTCAGTTTGCTCACGGGCTATCGCCCCATCGGCCTCGGCCTGTTTGATCAAATCAGCGGAATCTTCCTTGGTCAGGAGCCCTTTTTCGACCATGCGATTGATCAGGTTGATCGTGACATTGGTCGACGGGCTTTTTGCCGCCGATGATGCCGAGACAGCACCCGTCGTTGCATTACCCACGCCTTCAGTTGGGCTATCGGCGCTTGCCGTTGGAACGCCTACGCTACCCGTTGGATCATCGCTTCTCAACTTTGAGACATCGACGGCTGTCGTTAGGGGGGCGCTTCTCAAAGTTGAGAGGCCGCTTCTCGACTTTGAGACATCGCTGGTCTCCGTTGGGGTGTCGGAGCCCCCCGTTGGAACGTCGCGGGTCGCCGTTGGGGAAAGAGAGGTCGCCGTTGGAGCGTCAGAGGCCGACGTTAGGGCAGGAGAGGCAGACTTTGAGGGATCGGCGGCAAAAGTTGACCCCTGGCTGAGGGCCATGGCGCAGGCGGCGATGAGTAAGAGCGGGTGTGTGGACATAAGAAAGTGAGCGGAGTTAGATCGCTTTGCGGGCGGTCAGGCGGAGAACGATCGGCAGCGGCATGCCGGAGGGCGGCGGTGAGTCGAGTTGCAGTCCATTCAGGACGTTGGATTGGATGGCGGCATCGAGCGCTGCGTCGCCGGTGGAAGTCTTCATTTCCGCCCGCGTCACGCGGCCCGTGGAGTCGGGCCAGATGCGAACCTCGACACGCAAACTCGCGGTGCGGGTGGCGCGGTTTTTTTGCAACGCATCGGAAACGCGCCGCTGCACCTGCCCGGCATACCAACCATATTTGCTGCCCGAGCCGCCTTTGCCGCCGCCGCCAAAACCACCGCTGCCGCCGGGGCCGCCGAGTCCGAAATTGTCGCCGGGACCGGGGCCAGTGTTGTTAGTACCCAGCGGCTGATCGGGGGGCGTGTCGGGTTTGGGCGGAGCCTCGTCGGGTTTAACTTCCTCCTGCGGCTCCATCGGGCGCTGGTCCATTTTCTGATCCACCGGCGGCGGCGTGGCTTGTGGCGGAGGAGGCGTTGGCTTCGGCGGCGGTGGAGGGGGGGGCGGAAGCGTGACCATGGTGAAGGTCTCCAGCTTCGCGGGCGCGGCTTTCTTGTGTACGAGAACCTGCGAAAGAATCCATCCGCCGACTGCTAGTACTAGCATCGCGATAATGATCAGCGCCCGATACTTTTCCCAGAAAGTTTCGTCGTCGTCATT
This region includes:
- a CDS encoding filamentous hemagglutinin family protein, producing the protein MGHLKNTSPFHSITLAVSLALAAVPSSWAGDILRGGTPAAQANAPAATSGNTTAQAARAQANAADALARTTAAIRSVQAMQASARKVALTGSNNFGRNPNFPGQTLPNVPNGLGVGALQVAPGVPINLTHPTVAENPALWTGARLPTQTVFGGKTRVTIVQTQSQALLNWKTFNIGKKTAVTFNQTAGGKDANKWIAFNQINDPTGNPTQILGSLDAVGQVYLINQNGILFGGSSQVNTRSLIASALPINSNLVNQGLLNNRDAQFLFSALPLAGGASGTPAFNPITSDPDFTASSIDPTYVFQQKVALTSSKALVAAPMLSFRASDGRSSKLIAGTDYQVSTDPVLTRASVTFTSAGLLKIDGAAVTVTYTPTMAKSGNIFVQSGAQLSSPVTAEGNGGRIMLVGANVTNAGSISTPAGQTILASGLQIGISAHASSDPSLRGLDVSVGAVGDRAGTTLNSGLISVESASAILTGKTVSQQGIISGTTSVGLNGRIDLRASYNAVTNTTYDPIVRPDNPPFLFKNSGNVTLGAGSVTQILPELASTQTLASTTLPLRSQINLQGAAIHLAPDSSILAPNAIVSLRAGLWDYQEVAGNQTANFIFTSAPGIAPQIFIDRDATINVAGSAGVSVSTTKNILSVDVRGSQLADSPLQRTGPIRGTTLAVDLRVHGPWDATLNDGAGDYTWVGTPLADARGYRDLIQRSVGELTTGGGSVELKAGGSVVLQTGSLVDVSGGSISYEGGAVQTSRLLTNGQLLDISQATPDRVYDGFYTGQFQQIYQKYGIAQIFSHALALTGSHYEAGYVEGARGGSISITAPAMALDGKLLGATSAGSRQRNEAPAPGSLSLSFQQQDANIQHFSFSPTPPVITFQTSSALPAVRYGMDELGNPLLLDPRRASQVVLSPELLTTGGFGKISIENSDGDIVVPEDVSLTVAAGRGAGASTISLTAKNITIDGRVSAPGGSLNFVVYDTTPFRSHFYPPSDVIPPDPSVDFMRGNFQLGSNAILDTAGLVIDDRSNRYQLALLNTVGGSVSIDTFSANLAAGSIIDVSGGVNISTTGQRTYGKAGSIKIKTGQDPKSPALTGGLLTLGSDLRGYSGSQGGSLSLQATLIQIGGKAPNIVLNEGTRMLDFDGTLVPQNAFLLLQPEFFNSGGFQNFSLTGIGMAGGAVDAFLPAISIAPGTLLQPQARSLVASIFPDSSEKTSLSSTLLPQAQRSGVGLTFIAQGATDFSGRLVVRGDFVLGANAKIVSDPFSAPSRGVSISAQTADILGSISAPGGKISISGGTNSSTLFTVAGADRAVATVHLGRQSVLSAAGASSIYEDGLGYRTGSVFDGGIIQLTGNIIAENGSLLDVSGTSDTLDLSPQYTQTRLETGGINPLNGSFFGRPRIATTVASNAGSIVLQGGQLLYSDATLLGASGGERALGGSLSVSSSIFPDPNIPQTPLDVTLTVQQNGRVLPQSAHIGQPVVNVAGPASGGGHLAVSSFDRGGFDSVTLGGVVSFQGPVSISAGHELHVGDGGVIFANDQVRLKALYVSLGMAFQTPQTVAQQDQVQSIFTLNGPYFFSPTYGAGHLTVTANLIDVGSLSLQGIGKLDLIANNGDIRGNGILDVAGDIRLQSAQVYPTTASSFTIAAYDKNIVVAASSTGTNRVTLASSQLPPGFGVGSALLGSTVASIDGTTVTLQGHASATIATNTPVVLAPGSGSVRIVGSGQAALPLSAGGTLSIYASNIQQGGGLFAPGGTINLGWNGQGATPQDLISGAGLAGNGSLQLHAVNITQSLALLRGSTTSVSLAGALVPFGLNANGSRWIDPSGTDITAGGLPAKAIHLSSLQINDQAGSILDLRGGGDLYSYRWVPGIGGSRDILDSTSVFAIIPGYGSDFAPYAPFNANPSTDNLGGDPGYVSTLRAGEKITLQGGGGLPAGTYTLLPARYALLPGAFLVSPQSGTPVGSFAMPEGSRFVSGYRSGQSLLQRFEIASSGVVRGRAEYQDFLAGDFLTNGALTNNAPAPRLPQDAGYLLFQASNDLALQGSVLATGAHGFHGGQIDISSSSDILISGGKTDAGGIVLDAKKLSQFGAESLLIGGERTFDAGKVFVTTTTGHLTIDNAGSPLRGSDIILTASGQLTVADGARIIQSSRPAGSADTLRLGDATQPGSGDGVLLRVSSDSDAQIVRLGLSSNQITHPGLTVGSRAKLSGSSVILDSTDSMTLDPQTRIQSDHVTIDAGQIAIQLDSTSAPLTGLVLRGAVLQNLETSQSLSLLSYGSIDIYGSGTFALDGTLSLHTSEIRGFEAADGIARLQATSILVDNAANRMVSNVPSVTFAGTLQLDANTIQLGSGAVRIDQFDTLNLTASERLVFTGSGSLTTSASIGGTTPLITAANKVSYSLISTQALTFNSSSGKESSSEGLGARLNLQGSSVTVNSDVILHSGLLSISATGGLASDGVFIGGKLDVSGTARRFFDLIRYTTGGEIELTSQTGDIVVDSGSELNISAEGNAGTLSVSTPKGNFLLAGKLLGTAGSGATSGSFSLDVSEMPDADLLSASLDVGGFANSRSYRVRNGDVTLGGFVRAQSYSLSTDHGSIFVSGSGEIDASGTIGGSIRLVASEDVVLESSSLLTVEGDTFNHAGKGGSISLEAGSGVLTNGVYTQSGTGTVQIQNGAILNLGVKATYNADGSVSAMKVSEAATLGNFTGTLHLRAPQNVAGTDLGVDPLLGTLLGSPSSIVVEGFRIYQPAGGQIDNAEGDIFNNASQFTSNSAAISQRIFGGAAPFAAVITAGAEIVNPAGDLTLSNDWDLSSYRFGPRNAAGVLTMRAAGNLVFNGALSDGFDVNLATEIPVLYAAPLMAYNSQLPANAQSWTYHLSAGSDLSATDFHQVKSLASLSPNMGSLRLGQDYTRLPNDPENLTLIALLEQNVYQVIRTGSGDIDVAVGRDVQLLNPFATIYTAGTQLANATQVAAAGDFELPTPFVVSQGELGAYQEPAWAPQYSLGGGNVTITAQRDIRHQTSTGQADSERQIPTNWLYRRGYVQADGRFGRSPFGEIASTTWWIDFSNFFEGIGTLGGGNVSLVAGRNVENVDAVVATNARVAGKNSTGAILAANAPMVELGGGDLLVNTGGNIDAGIYYVERGQGILNAGGSITTNSTRAPSSAVVSGVPVKSPETTWLPTTLFLGKGSFDVAANGDILLGPVVNAFLAPGGVSNNYQYRTYFSTYAQDDSVEVSSLGGNIDLRENVFMGSSQPVLLAWLRQVSLLQVGATGPTAAYSEPWIRLDETNLLPFSTVLSLLPGTLKATAFTGSINIAGNLTLSPSARGTLEMVAGEAINGLRPQGNNIFYTIWNSSQINLSDADPSRLPGIYTPLSAQAIAVLAGSSPQETRGAVLLPLDALFAESGSTVGNRAVLQSKLSLHDATLLHAGDTEPLRLYASTGNIADFTIFSPKAARILAANDVTDIGLYIQNLTAQDTSVVSAGRDIVAYNPNAPLLQEAQQVGNSTLLAFNNSNSAQSGDIQIGGPGSLQVLAGRNLILGNGRNADLASDLGIGVSTIGNQRNPALPFDGARILLAAGMGGPSDLAGSRLDFASFVSNMLTTANLALYLPQLATADSDLTPLSFSKLTSEEQAGIALDIFYLMLRDAGRSHNDPASPDFDTYAPGYAAIQSLFPTLGLAGDIDLSSRSVKTIAGGSIDILAPGGGLTLGYDIPGPNEVPPGIITEAGGSISIFTDQSVQVGALRIFTLRGGDEIIWSTNGDIAAGNASKTVKTAPPTRVVIDAQTATVETDLAGLATGGGIGVLASVSDVAPGNVDLIAPTGTVDAGDAGIRATGNLNIAAVSVLNADNIQVTGSSGGVPNVVAPTVNLAGLAAASNTTAASSSAASDTAKAGQTQGQQEELPSIISVEVLGYGG
- a CDS encoding putative porin, with product MVEKGLLTKEDSADLIKQAEADGAIAREQTEAVQAAVQQIASVQNVPTDSYATPPQLDPSMPQQELPAAYPGPDDTMRVSYIPESVKDEMREQIKADVLAQARDENWSSPRMFPDWLTRFRLLGDYRIRYQSDRFSTGNDNTGAFPNFNAINTGAPFDVSGTVFSPQLNVDENRSRFRLRVRFGAEISLRDNFTAGIRIGTGENNSPVSQNQTLGAANNGQGGNFSKYAIWLDRGFLRYDFTGVPNLSLSLTAGRFDNPFFATTILWAKDLAFDGFVLKGKYKLGDGAVTPFLTVGAFPIFNTDFTYSSNQSAKFKSQDKWLYAVQAGLDWKIAKDFTAKMAVAYLDYDNVEGKLSSPFTPLTSSDQGDTDATRPAFAQKGNTYFALRNIVPNASNNFGTTNQFQYFGLASKFTQVALTGKLDYSHFEPFHVILSGEYVKNTAFDAQDIEAKAVNNRGPSASGPGKFEGGDVAWIVNLRLGSPTLENRGDWAVELGYRHVESDSVVDGFTDSDFGGGGTNLEGYTFGGIIALSPDVTLGLRWMSAKEIAGPPLKTDVLQLDVNSKF
- a CDS encoding phage major capsid protein, producing the protein MRYFLLLTFLTTFIPLQAQQTADPAVTRLRETLKSTMLQLRSAQTDLATAQSDKAAFETEKQTLTDQVATLTKQAIADKDASTKSIEELQSKVAAQEKEITAQKEAIAQWKVALEKMTSTAQSTEAARAKLAARVIVLDRQVADQKLKNTEMYKIGSEVLTRYEKFGLGDALTAREPFVGLTRVKFENLVQDYSDKLKDQTIRP